In Immundisolibacter sp., the following proteins share a genomic window:
- a CDS encoding alpha/beta hydrolase yields MIPVMQFLDRGSHRLAYEQIAGRTPGVLFCGGFMSDMSGSKATALADHCRQQGRAFLRFDYSGHGASGGRFADGCIGDWLGDALAVLDELTAGPQVIVGSSMGGWIALLLALARPQRVRALALLAPAPDFTQAIWDDELTPDERERMQRDGHIERPSEYSEQPYLITRRLIEDGRRHALLHAPIDISCPVRILHGMRDSDVPWQRSITLVERLQGDDVALTLLKNGDHRLSNPDDLRRLTGTVDALCEHAD; encoded by the coding sequence TTGATCCCCGTCATGCAGTTCCTGGACCGCGGTTCCCATCGCCTCGCCTACGAGCAAATCGCCGGCCGCACGCCCGGCGTGCTGTTCTGTGGCGGCTTCATGTCCGACATGAGCGGCAGCAAGGCCACCGCCCTCGCCGATCATTGCCGGCAGCAGGGTCGCGCCTTCCTGCGCTTCGATTATTCCGGCCACGGCGCGTCCGGCGGGCGCTTTGCGGACGGCTGCATCGGCGACTGGCTGGGCGACGCGCTGGCGGTGCTGGATGAACTGACCGCGGGCCCGCAGGTGATCGTCGGCTCGTCCATGGGCGGCTGGATCGCCCTGCTGCTGGCGCTGGCCCGTCCGCAGCGGGTGCGCGCGCTGGCGCTGCTGGCGCCGGCGCCGGATTTCACGCAGGCGATCTGGGACGACGAGTTGACGCCCGACGAGCGCGAGCGCATGCAGCGCGACGGCCACATCGAGCGGCCGTCCGAGTACAGCGAACAGCCGTACCTGATCACGCGCCGGCTGATCGAGGATGGCCGCCGCCATGCGCTCCTGCATGCGCCGATCGACATCTCATGCCCGGTACGCATCCTGCATGGCATGCGCGACAGTGACGTGCCGTGGCAGCGGTCGATCACCCTGGTCGAGCGCCTGCAGGGCGACGATGTCGCGCTGACCCTGCTCAAGAACGGCGATCACCGCCTGTCGAATCCGGACGACCTGCGCCGTCTGACGGGCACGGTGGATGCCCTGTGCGAGCACGCGGACTGA
- the htpX gene encoding protease HtpX, producing MKRIVLFVLTNLAVLLVLSVALSIIMPLLGIRPEQGGMAPLLVFAAVFGMGGAFISLAMSKWTAKRMVGAQVIDQPRNDTETWLLNTVRRQAELAGIGMPEVAIYDAPDVNAFATGMSRNNALVAVSSGLLRAMSRDEAEAVLGHEISHVANGDMVTLTLIQGVLNTFVIVLSRLVGQFIDRAVFRNEDGHGAGFFIATMVAQLLFGIVASVIVMWFSRQREFRADTGGAQLAGRGKMIAALQRLKAAHEPPVLPEQLAAFGISGGKGISRLFMSHPPLEERIAALQQAA from the coding sequence ATGAAGCGGATCGTGCTGTTCGTCCTCACCAACCTGGCGGTGCTGCTGGTCCTGAGCGTCGCCCTCAGCATCATCATGCCGCTGCTGGGCATTCGCCCGGAGCAGGGGGGCATGGCACCGCTGCTGGTGTTCGCCGCGGTGTTCGGCATGGGCGGCGCGTTCATTTCGCTGGCGATGTCCAAGTGGACCGCCAAGCGCATGGTCGGCGCGCAGGTCATCGACCAGCCCCGCAACGACACCGAAACCTGGCTGCTGAACACCGTGCGCCGGCAGGCCGAGCTGGCCGGCATCGGCATGCCGGAAGTGGCCATCTACGATGCGCCGGACGTGAACGCGTTTGCCACCGGCATGAGCCGCAACAACGCGCTGGTCGCCGTCAGCAGCGGCCTGCTGCGCGCCATGTCGCGCGACGAGGCCGAGGCCGTACTGGGCCACGAGATCAGCCACGTCGCCAATGGCGACATGGTGACCCTGACGCTGATCCAGGGCGTATTGAACACCTTCGTGATCGTGCTGTCGCGCCTGGTCGGGCAGTTCATCGACCGCGCCGTGTTTCGCAACGAGGACGGTCATGGCGCCGGCTTTTTCATCGCCACCATGGTGGCGCAGCTGCTGTTCGGCATCGTCGCCAGCGTGATCGTGATGTGGTTCAGCCGGCAGCGCGAGTTTCGCGCCGACACCGGCGGCGCCCAGCTGGCGGGGCGCGGCAAGATGATCGCGGCCCTGCAGCGCCTGAAGGCCGCCCACGAACCGCCAGTGCTGCCGGAGCAACTGGCCGCGTTCGGCATTTCCGGCGGCAAGGGCATCTCGCGACTGTTCATGTCGCACCCGCCGCTGGAAGAGCGCATCGCCGCCCTGCAACAGGCGGCCTGA
- the parE gene encoding DNA topoisomerase IV subunit B: MNQTYDAASIEVLTGLEPVRKRPGMYTQTERPNHLAQEVIDNAVDEALAGYARHIAVTLHADGSLSVRDDGRGMPVDIHPEEGLPGVEVILTRLHAGGKFSNKAYQFSGGLHGVGVSVVNALSSRLEVTVWRDGREYKMAFANGEKVTDLHVIGEVPRRTTGTEVRFWPDPAFFDQPSFHVGRLKHLLRAKAVLCPGLEVSFTDPSGTETWLYKDGLGEYLSSAVGDLPRLPETPFTASFSATNEAADWAVTWLPEGGETIAESYVNLIPTAQGGTHVNGLRTGLTEAIREFCEFRNLLPRGLKLAPEDVWENVAYVLSVKLREPQFTGQTKERLSSRECVAFVSGLAKDAFSLYLNTHTQIGEQLAELVISRAARRLKAARQVVRKRITSGPALPGKLADCTLQDPARTELFLVEGDSAGGSAKQARDREFQAILPLRGKILNTWEVDGAEVLASQEVHHIAIAVGMDPGSNDLSGLRYGRICVLADADSDGAHIATLLCALFVRHFPALVAAGHVFVAMPPLYRIDVGQHQFYALDDTERQGVLDRIAAEKIKGKVNVLRFKGLGEMNPPQLRETVMAPDTRRLVQLTVDDGDDTNALLDMLLAKKRAQDRRRWLEDKGDLAEV, encoded by the coding sequence ATGAATCAAACCTACGACGCCGCTTCCATCGAGGTCCTGACCGGCCTCGAGCCGGTGCGCAAGCGCCCCGGCATGTACACCCAGACCGAACGCCCCAACCACCTGGCGCAGGAGGTCATCGACAACGCGGTGGACGAGGCGCTGGCCGGTTACGCCCGGCACATCGCCGTCACCCTGCACGCCGACGGCTCGCTGTCCGTGCGCGACGACGGGCGCGGCATGCCGGTCGACATCCACCCCGAAGAAGGCCTGCCGGGCGTGGAGGTGATCCTGACCCGCCTGCACGCCGGCGGCAAATTCTCGAACAAGGCCTATCAGTTCTCCGGCGGCCTGCACGGCGTGGGCGTGTCGGTGGTCAACGCCCTGTCGTCGCGGCTGGAAGTGACGGTGTGGCGCGACGGGCGCGAGTACAAGATGGCGTTTGCCAACGGCGAGAAGGTCACCGACCTGCACGTGATTGGCGAGGTGCCCCGGCGCACCACCGGCACCGAGGTGCGCTTCTGGCCGGATCCGGCGTTTTTCGACCAGCCGAGCTTCCACGTCGGGCGCCTCAAACACCTGCTGCGCGCCAAGGCGGTGCTGTGCCCGGGCCTGGAGGTCAGCTTCACGGACCCCAGCGGCACCGAGACCTGGCTGTACAAGGACGGCCTCGGCGAGTACCTGAGCAGTGCCGTGGGCGATCTGCCGCGGCTGCCGGAGACGCCGTTCACGGCCAGTTTCAGCGCCACCAACGAGGCCGCCGATTGGGCCGTCACCTGGCTGCCGGAAGGCGGCGAGACGATCGCCGAAAGCTACGTCAACCTGATCCCGACCGCGCAGGGCGGCACGCACGTCAACGGCCTGCGCACCGGCCTGACAGAGGCCATCCGCGAGTTCTGTGAGTTCCGCAACCTGCTGCCGCGGGGCCTGAAGCTGGCCCCCGAGGACGTGTGGGAGAACGTCGCCTACGTGCTGTCGGTGAAGCTGCGCGAGCCGCAGTTCACCGGCCAGACCAAGGAGCGGCTGTCGTCGCGCGAGTGCGTCGCCTTCGTGTCGGGCCTTGCCAAGGACGCGTTCAGCCTGTACCTGAACACGCACACGCAGATCGGCGAGCAGCTGGCGGAACTGGTCATCAGCCGTGCCGCCCGGCGCCTGAAGGCCGCCCGTCAGGTAGTGCGAAAGCGCATCACCTCCGGCCCGGCACTGCCCGGCAAGTTGGCCGACTGCACGCTGCAGGACCCGGCGCGCACGGAGCTGTTTCTGGTCGAGGGCGACAGCGCCGGCGGCAGCGCCAAGCAGGCGCGTGATCGCGAATTCCAGGCCATCCTGCCGCTGCGTGGCAAGATTCTGAACACCTGGGAAGTGGACGGCGCCGAGGTGCTGGCCTCGCAGGAAGTGCACCACATCGCCATTGCCGTGGGCATGGACCCGGGCTCGAACGACCTGTCCGGCCTGCGCTATGGCCGCATCTGCGTGCTGGCCGATGCCGACTCCGACGGCGCGCACATCGCCACGCTGCTGTGCGCGCTGTTCGTGCGCCATTTCCCGGCCCTGGTGGCGGCCGGCCATGTATTCGTGGCCATGCCGCCGCTGTACCGCATCGACGTCGGGCAGCACCAGTTCTATGCGCTGGACGACACCGAGCGCCAGGGCGTGCTGGATCGCATCGCGGCCGAGAAGATCAAGGGCAAGGTCAACGTGCTGCGCTTCAAGGGCCTGGGCGAAATGAACCCGCCGCAGCTGCGCGAGACCGTGATGGCGCCCGACACGCGCCGCCTGGTGCAGCTCACCGTCGACGACGGCGACGACACCAACGCCCTGCTCGACATGCTGTTGGCCAAAAAGCGCGCCCAGGATCGGCGGCGCTGGCTGGAGGACAAGGGCGACCTGGCGGAGGTGTAA